One genomic segment of Acomys russatus chromosome 6, mAcoRus1.1, whole genome shotgun sequence includes these proteins:
- the Adora1 gene encoding adenosine receptor A1 isoform X2, whose protein sequence is MFGWNNLSVVEQAWAANGSVGEPVIKCEFEKVISMEYMVYFNFFVWVLPPLLLMVLIYLEVFYLIRKQLNKKVSASSGDPQKYYGKELKIAKSLALILFLFALSWLPLHILNCITLFCPTCQKPSILIYIAIFLTHGNSAMNPIVYAFRIHKFRVTFLKIWNDHFRCQPKPPIDDDLPEEKADD, encoded by the coding sequence ATGTTTGGCTGGAACAACCTGAGTGTGGTGGAGCAAGCGTGGGCAGCTAACGGTAGTGTGGGGGAGCCCGTGATTAAGTGTGAGTTCGAGAAAGTTATCAGCATGGAGTACATGGTCTACTTCAACTTCTTCGTCTGGGTGCTGCCCCCGCTGCTCCTCATGGTCCTCATCTACCTGGAAGTCTTCTACCTGATCCGCAAGCAGCTCAACAAAAAAGTGTCAGCGTCCTCTGGCGACCCGCAGAAGTACTACGGGAAGGAGCTGAAGATCGCCAAGTCTCTggccctcatcctcttcctctttgcccTCAGCTGGCTGCCACTGCACATCTTGAACTGCATCACCCTCTTCTGTCCCACCTGCCAGAAACCCAGCATCCTCATCTACATCGCCATCTTCCTCACGCACGGCAACTCGGCCATGAACCCCATCGTCTACGCCTTCCGAATCCACAAGTTCCGGGTCACCTTTCTGAAGATATGGAATGACCATTTCCGGTGCCAGCCCAAGCCTCCCATCGATGACGACCTCCCAGAGGAGAAAGCCGATGACTAG